The Candida albicans SC5314 chromosome 5, complete sequence genome includes a region encoding these proteins:
- the MED14 gene encoding Med14p (RNA polymerase II mediator complex subunit), with translation MPNGKQQHEVTESSSPPEIPHITANMIPLSNIIKYYTQEAYKQLTTAIENLSMNVNEESDIKRKKYFLNVIINLRQDFIKVYTLIKWASISKDVSKFIDLLNWFRIQEFHFENLIFQLNALTGYNAAKLPNSDIITALEVLYHGRPKLPSYNYIKSDNLSPQKILETLNDLNLVLMTRFALMDNIPKRFDYEIKDGRAYIRVSNEFEVSITVGNDLIIDNPEEYYKSPFYFIDFKFLFGANPESGLITFNDDKISTKLPTSSHKKLEKLVNQTLLTRGLQGLYELLHKYSNSFKIYLLAKQFQTLLINSRWRGNFQINYQTNKSLIVINYWSQHYLSRNWKSFIELGIDSHSNLNYRWFKNGQYCFGDQGNNELDKIFHLQRRNSNNGVTTSSNTISTSAMIAGIRRSTELSNETAIVDDNDNDNDDTNNTGETENEDLNVDLILNVVVNQHAKSIMSEIYSQLLTRFSETDVSMVSPHQLLLQISPKKSTVFAINPLTGFFYFIDPTPIQTYITKKINSPPPTLSQVSIKQSFIPESDMISYVIDQIIQLRLEVFNKEVNTKLATTAWINNGIIKLSDHELSKLTQFLIQNEEQEGDDNEEDSSTNTRLDSVLQSFKVQFYRRKNWPSSWFLINMISGVTTKSFWWVARIKSISGDWKIQWAQIIKFHGDNAKQELSPNESKVFDKPKRTVDCSIESEQLNFEFFKTLSTLSSNLILDHMILEELQVRSIKFIKLDWETIDDNKIFSKFKQNHDISLKRKNSHNINIDVNVDVADNTSTTTNTKYIRAPKLKYESMFLIYNDKLLPIYNSATILFLKIELVESNKMYLKLFGNLRNLQIKNTSEDIQKLHLNIDEANQYFEIDNTVDLSTVINEPKTLLLNLIFNTLNKLNSLIKILDQLNKSNVTVLDNSMDNITINIKDKYNDNNDKLIIIKLPEQATDSIQLLMKNGSTTTTDEIDLRNNNILEFELILKFLNQYLRESKSNNHNRQQISIIKIIQYLTEINPILQSTKAINQQLAELKRINSTNNNNNNAKRRSILKLSNGLYKLYFNLNIISLTHLQLVFFMNSNTGSNLKKIQRDKIMINLSLIKFDRFSKPNGNFQDSTNGHLIKISFKDSLINENLKFKNLFEIIFKNINELLITKSKQIKSLNQTENQQQQQPLKQEDNSDSAIIKKESQSIEDDLLDFGEYDNDIKPQQQEPQQNEKENSKTTSKENETVRPDDILIKLNYDYLLSMNNLQLMINEITKSCFQYLQQQQE, from the coding sequence ATGCCTAATGGCAAACAACAGCATGAGGTGACGGAACTGTCATCTCCACCGGAAATACCTCATATAACCGCCAATATGATtccattatcaaatataattaaataCTATACACAAGAAGCATACAAACAATTAACTACCGCCATTGAGAATTTATCAATGAATGTGAATGAAGAATCAGATATCAAACGTAAAAAGTATTTCTTGaatgttattattaatttacGACAAGATTTCATTAAAGTTTACACATTGATTAAATGGGCAAGTATATCTAAAGATGTTtccaaatttattgatttattaaattggTTCAGAATCCAagaatttcattttgaaaatttaatttttcaattaaatgcTTTAACTGGGTATAATGCAGCAAAATTACCCAATAGTGATATCATAACGGCATTAGAAGTGCTATATCACGGCAGACCAAAATTGCCATCTTACAACTATATCAAATCGGATAATTTGAGTCCACAGAAAATTTTAGAAACGttaaatgatttgaatttggtaTTAATGACAAGATTTGCTCTTATGGATAATATACCTAAACGATTTGATTACGAAATTAAAGATGGACGTGCGTATATTCGAGTTAGCAATGAATTTGAAGTAAGTATCACCGTTggtaatgatttgattattgaCAATCCCGAAGAATATTATAAATCGCCGttttatttcattgattttaagTTTTTATTTGGCGCTAATCCAGAATCTGGGTTAATCACttttaatgatgataaaatttcaaCTAAATTACCAACGAGTCTGCATaagaaattggaaaaactAGTGAATCAAACATTATTGACGCGTGGATTACAAGGATTATACGAATTATTACATAAATAttccaattcatttaaaatttatcttcttgccaaacaatttcaaactttattaattaattctcGATGGAGAGGtaatttccaaattaattatcaaactaataaatcattgataGTCATAAATTATTGGTCTCAACATTATTTATCGAGAAATTGGaaatcatttattgaattagGTATTGATTCTCATtctaatttgaattatcgTTGGTTTAAAAATGGTCAGTATTGTTTTGGTGATCAAGgaaataatgaattggataaaattttccatcttcaaagaagaaatagcAACAATGGTGTGACAACATCTTCGAACACCATTTCGACTAGCGCCATGATTGCCGGAATTAGAAGATCAACAGAATTATCCAATGAAACAGCTATAGTGGATGACAATgacaatgataatgatgatactAACAATACCGGTGAAACTGAAAATGAGGATTTAaatgttgatttgattttgaatgttgttgttaacCAACATGCCAAATCCATAATGTCAGAAATTTATTCACAATTATTGACTCGATTTTCCGAAACTGATGTATCAATGGTCAGTCCTCATCAATTGTTATTGCAAATATCTCCTAAGAAATCTACAGTTTTTGCAATAAACCCTTTAACTGgatttttctattttattGACCCAACTCCAATTCAAACGTATATCACTAAGAAGATTAattcaccaccaccaacactATCACAAGTTAGCATTAAACAATCATTTATACCGGAGAGTGATATGATTAGCTATGTGattgatcaaattattcaattgagaTTAGAAGTTTTCAATAAGGAAGTCAATACTAAATTGGCTACGACTGCATGGATCAATAATGgtattatcaaattaaGCGACCATGAATTGAGTAAATTAACTCAATTTTTAATCCAAAACGAAGAACAGGAAggtgatgataatgaagaagacaGTAGTACTAATACAAGACTTGACTCAGTACTCCAGAGTTTCAAAGTGCAATTTTATCGTCGTAAAAACTGGCCAAGTTCATggtttttaattaatatgATTAGTGGGGTTACCACTAAAAGTTTTTGGTGGGTAGcaagaattaaatcaattagtGGAGATTGGAAGATTCAATGGGCACAAATTATTAAGTTTCATGGAGATAATGCCAAGCAAGAATTGTCGCCAAATGAAAGCAAAGTATTTGacaaaccaaaaagaaCTGTTGATTGTAGTATTGAATctgaacaattgaattttgaatttttcaaaacattaTCCACATTATCATCGAATTTGATTCTTGACCACATGATATTAGAAGAGTTACAAGTGAGAagtatcaaatttattaaacttGATTGGGAAACTATTGATGACAATAAGATATTCctgaaattcaaacaaaacCATGATATATCGttgaaaaggaaaaattcccacaatatcaatattgaTGTTAATGTTGATGTTGCGGATAATACTAGTACCACCACTAATACTAAATATATTCGAGCAcccaaattgaaatatgaatcaatgtttttgatttacaATGATAAATTGTTACCAATTTATAATTCAGCGAcgattttatttttaaaaattgaacttGTTGAATCGAATAAGAtgtatttaaaattatttggtAATTTACGAAATTTACAGATCAAAAACACATCGGAAGATATACAGAAATTGCATTTAAACATTGATGAAGctaatcaatattttgagATTGATAATACAGTTGATTTATCGACTGTTATTAATGAACCCaaaacattattattgaatttgattttcaatacattgaataaattgaattccttaattaaaatattggatcaattgaacaagAGCAATGTTACAGTTTTAGATAATTCTATGGATAACATTACTATTAATATTAAGGACaaatataatgataataatgataaattaattattattaaattaccAGAACAAGCTACtgattcaattcaattgttgatgaagaatggctctactactactactgatgaaattgatttgagaaacaacaatattttggaatttgaattgattttgaaatttttgaatcaatatttaCGAGAGAGTAAACTGAATAATCATAATCGTCAACAAATCAGcatcatcaaaataatCCAATATTTGACAGAAATTAATCCAATTTTACAATCAACAAAGGCtattaatcaacaattagCAGAACTTAAACGGATAAACagtaccaacaacaacaacaataatgcTAAAAGAAGGAGTATTcttaaattatcaaatggattatataaattatatttcaatttaaacaTTATTAGTTTGACTCATTTACAATTGGTTTTTTTCATGAATTCAAATACTGgatcaaatttgaaaaagattcaAAGAGATAAAATTATGATCAATTTGAGtttgattaaatttgatagaTTTTCTAAACCAAATGGAAATTTTCAAGATAGTACTAATGGtcatttaattaaaatatcatttaaaGATAGTTtgataaatgaaaatttaaaatttaaaaatttatttgaaattatctttaaaaatattaatgaattgttaatcaccaaatcaaaacaaattaaatcattaaaccAAACTgagaatcaacaacaacaacaaccactaAAGCAAGAGGATAATAGTGACAGTGCcataattaaaaaagaatcgcaatcaattgaagatgatttacttgattttggtgaatatgataatgatattaagcctcaacaacaagaaccacaacaaaatgaaaaagaaaattcaaagactacatcaaaagaaaatgaaacagTTAGACCTGATGatatattgattaaattaaattatgactatttattatcaatgaataatttacaattaatgataaatgaaatcacaaaaagttgttttcaatatttacaacaacagcaagaGTAA
- a CDS encoding uncharacterized protein (Protein of unknown function; transcript repressed by elevated CO2; Spider biofilm induced) gives MSTFKSNKIISKPNLQPVNSPTISEQSPATTKDQQAQMDRIPTSESILPPSNLTDIESFDQNHEVSPKSRRTESSSVYEEAVDTTYQYLQQQSPQQPTNTSIISKNSSNEAIPVSIKLSQLPNNSSSSLFINNRTRQPNSPSVNSQRGHSKSPSKNSHFSTRDEPIKENLKPSSESSSASTHSLESPITPLIRKTKPSSQSIQNQQQKSPSSSMVSPGLLITQQESTDSQHQPSPALSHSSVSTFGHKKRESMLSTYSGAVEYDAVPMTVKRSSSSKIKYVGNASQGNANNNNNYNNMVSSRAHHRKRSSLSSTSTSNKYSDLNTVSDTKSIETSQLLGGDANNSNNTSNSSRRNRSYYDGDEEEEDDSSILMGKLPTRSSKEDELKAQQPDKSVTTNIEGSIPARSPRRPASVMSPNFSSIDMINSSSISNNTTGSKDKSRRKSYVEDNKRRSIQINDGLEKLMLDATSFTSQDENEQQEHEEADYDNTRFIRDVTPNHLNIHRKNGADEYNEDDDITPKFDPSLVTAGSHNGVGIDELDNNIPISSRNSSYESWSRHESKRKSLTQPLNLPPRPTKDNLTKARTISNNLQQQQQQQQNLQEHYDTLDGNPDNLNAIEGEEIFPSTNNYVDDEEYGQEGMPRSQKTNHHVVDDNDDDDGFYDITGEPVIVQPPLVRAKSVKNSIKRPSRHTKSSKDKHNHNSNDSENHHNGKKHHGSSNSKKHRNNKKSRGTNGGGGLKPFSYTTLISLLESMNGTIIGEEFNQLNIPIKEKQLIEKIIDSLSRLTSDMILDQQRYEVGIDRLEKCLRVLEGFM, from the coding sequence ATGAGTACATTCAAAtccaacaaaataatatcCAAACCAAATTTACAACCAGTCAACTCACCAACAATCTCAGAACAATCTCCAGCAACTACAAAAGATCAGCAAGCACAAATGGATCGTATCCCCACTCTGGAATCAATCTTACCCCCAAGTAATTTGACAGatattgaatcatttgatCAAAATCACGAAGTTTCTCCCAAATCCCGTCGTACAGAAAGTTCATCTGTATATGAAGAAGCAGTTGATACCACTTATCAATAtctccaacaacaactgccACAACAACCAACTAACACTAGTATCATCTCAAAAAATTCAAGCAATGAAGCTATCCCAGTGTCAATTAAACTTTCACAGTTACCAAATAATTCTTCGTCTTCattgtttattaataaCAGAACTAGACAACCAAACTCACCTTCAGTTAATTCACAAAGAGGGCATAGTAAATCACCAAGCAAAAATTCACATTTTTCAACCAGAGATGAAccaattaaagaaaatttgaaacctTCTTCAGAGTCATCTTCGGCTTCCACACATTCATTAGAATCTCCAATTACTCCATTAATTAGAAAAACTAAACCATCATCACAATCGATAcaaaaccaacaacagaaaAGTCCATCGTCATCAATGGTTTCACCTGGGCTTTTAATTACGCAACAAGAATCAACAGACTCTCAGCATCAACCATCTCCAGCTTTATCGCATCTGTCAGTATCAACATTTGGTCATAAGAAACGTGAATCAATGTTGTCCACATACTCAGGAGCTGTTGAATATGATGCTGTGCCCATGACAGTTAAACGATCAAGTAGttccaaaatcaaatacgTCGGTAATGCATCGCAAGGCAAtgctaataataataataattacaATAATATGGTTTCTTCAAGAGCTCATCACCGGAAAAggtcatcattatcatcaacgTCGACATCAAACAAGTATAGTGATCTTAATACAGTTTCCGATACAAAACTGATTGAAACAAGTCAATTATTAGGAGGTGATGCTAATAATAGCAACAATACTAGTAATAGTTCTAGACGCAATCGTAGCTATTATGATGGcgacgaagaagaagaagacgatAGTTCTATATTAATGGGGAAATTGCCAACTAGATCAAGTAAAGAAGATGAGTTAAAGGCTCAACAACCTGATAAAAGTGTGACCACTAATATTGAAGGGTCAATTCCTGCTAGATCACCAAGAAGACCGGCATCTGTGATGTCACCTAACTTTTCTAGTATCGATATGATTAACAGCAGTTCCATCAGTAACAATACCACTGGTTCAAAAGATAAAAGTCGTCGTAAAAGCTATGTTGAAGATAATAAAAGAAGATCAATCCAGATTAATGATGGGTTAGAAAAATTAATGTTAGATGCTACTTCATTCACTAGCCAAGATGAGAatgaacaacaagaacacGAAGAAGCAGACTATGATAATACTAGATTTATTAGAGATGTGACACCtaatcatttaaatattcatcGTAAAAATGGTGCAGATGAatataatgaagatgatgatattacACCTAAATTCGATCCATCTTTAGTGACGGCAGGGTCACATAATGGAGTTGGAATAGATGAATtagataataatattcCAATATCATCAAGAAATAGCTCTTATGAACTGTGGTCACGACATGAGTCTAAGAGAAAATCATTAACTCAACCACTTAATTTACCACCACGTCCAACTAAAGATAATCTCACCAAGGCAAGAACAATCTCCAataatttacaacaacaacaacagcaacagcaaaaCTTACAAGAACATTATGACACTTTGGATGGAAATCCCGATAATCTTAATGCCATTGAAGGAGAAGAGATTTTTCcatcaacaaataattatgttgatgatgaagaatatgGACAAGAAGGAATGCCAAGAAGCCAGAAAACCAACCACcatgttgttgatgacaacgatgacgatgatggGTTTTATGATATAACTGGAGAACCAGTCATTGTTCAACCACCATTAGTAAGAGCAAAATCAGTGAAAAATTCCATTAAACGTCCAAGTAGACATACAAAATCATCTAAAGATAAACATAACCATAATTCTAATGATTCTGAAAATCATCATAATGGGAAAAAACATCatggtagtagtaatagtaaaAAACATcgtaataataaaaaatcaagaGGGActaatggtggtggtggtttgAAACCATTTAGTTATACTAcattaatatcattattagaaaGTATGAATGGAACAATAATTGGTGAagaatttaatcaattaaatatcCCCATAAAggaaaaacaattgattgaaaaaattattgattcattaaGTAGATTAACTTCAGATATGATATTAGATCAACAACGTTATGAGGTTGGTATTGATCGATTAGAAAAATGTTTAAGAGTATTAGAAGGATTTATGTGA
- a CDS encoding uncharacterized protein (Protein of unknown function), with translation MYTYYRCNYSHTNSGVSTKKADCKHKITXQTLKSGKYKIMWYLRHNHLIDPIRLAMSPKQPLPTILPWPGLEIPKTPMIELALENNKYKFADRASNKKSEANFDPDVLXTLKNVLFNVKRRHEFAVFKKRSTNSENSKFCDVGNSTLBPESMWYFGIIHLSDIERIQNTQIVFLGCTTILSEGLYNDNVKLYSFFTKNVITGDGISIGYLMTNTDSHEPJASFLRCFVERGIQIKRFVTDYSLKIVQAINEGYNVGMPNQSQNFNALITFSTPQIFEAFDYQIISLIKNTLTNDNYIPDNYEDYILQKNFGGFFFHSNQLSKGVTKEQVLCNQDIARNYLTRLKHKKTIEEARELLGEIENKFKQYPEFIECTKKHFLESGLYWLDCYLGRHRAMSNNYLDDFNRDLRFNHFKQGRRYSPDKIITLMVSWFSRIFNRSYPSLRPVPRERHIDDAEKDSKRLAGYIPANQIPEMVIVSPSCISVKSFNGPNFYNIYCDGRGVYYCQCPFNSFSMDYCKHIYLYKRYQKLKEEGAIIVQQPSIATNIHSNATPLVEGRSDPANSVQNSIPRPLTGBVESGASSSADDENDVVFVKERTIPESSKSEESEIIQGVYSEKVARNIQQWEENNNSLDAEVKKSEDRLKIQREKYEKQIKYALKQMELARKEEREYQLQFAENHKIRKKRDTARIKTKEHKQNVGENTKNRGND, from the coding sequence ATGTACACATACTATCGGTGTAACTACTCGCATACAAATAGTGGTGTTTCAACTAAAAAAGCCGATTGCAAACATAAAATTACARTACAAACRCTTAAATCGGGGAAGTATAAAATCATGTGGTATTTGAGGCACAACCACTTGATTGATCCAATAAGATTAGCAATGCTGCCAAAACAACCATTGCCTACCATTCTTCCYTGGCCAGGATTAGAAATACCAAAAACACCGATGATCGAACTTGCACTtgaaaataacaaatataaattcGCYGACAGAGCatccaacaaaaaaagtgaGGCAAATTTTGATCCAGATGTGCTTRAGACTTTAAAAAATGTGTTATTCAATGTTAAGCGCAGGCATGAATTTGCTGTGTTCAAAAARCGTTCAACAAACTCTGAGAATAGTAAATTTTGTGATGTGGGAAATTCTACATTGRATCCTGAATCTATGTGGTATTTTGgtattattcatttatcTGATATCGAACGCATTCAAAATACacaaattgtttttctaGGYTGCACCACTATTTTGAGTGAAGGGTTATATAACGACAATGTTAAGTTGTATAGTTTTTTCACCAAAAATGTTATAACCGGGGATGGGATATCAATAGGATATTTAATGACCAACACAGATTCTCATGAACCRWTAGCATCTTTTTTGAGATGTTTTGTTGAAAGGGGAATACAAATCAARAGGTTTGTTACTGATTATTCGCTTAAAATAGTGCAAGCTATCAATGAAGGGTATAATGTTGGGATGCCAAACCAAAGTCAGAATTTCAATGCTCTTATTACATTCTCCACCCCACAAATTTTCGAAGCGtttgattatcaaattatatCACTTATAAAAAACACACTCAcaaatgataattatattCCAGATAATTACGAGGATTAcatattacaaaaaaattttggtggtttttttttccattcaAACCAATTATCAAAAGGAGTAACMAAGGAGCAAGTACTTTGTAATCAGGATATTGCTCGTAATTATTTGACTCGACTCAAACACAAGAAAACTATTGAAGAAGCTCGTGAACTTTTGGGAGAgattgaaaacaaatttaaacaatatcCGGAGTTTATAGAATGTACCAAGAAACATTTTTTGGAATCTGGTCTATATTGGTTAGATTGTTATCTCGGTAGACATAGAGCAATGTCTAATAATTATCTTGATGATTTCAACCGAGATTTGAGATTCAATCATTTCAAACAGGGAAGAAGATATAGTCCAGATAAGATCATAACGTTGATGGTTCTGTGgttttcaagaatttttaaTCGGTCATATCCCTCACTTAGGCCTGTACCACGGGAGAGACATATTGACGATGCAGAAAAAGATTCAAAACGTTTAGCCGGTTATATCCCAGCAAACCAAATACCTGAAATGGTTATTGTTTCTCCTAGTTGCATTAGTGTTAAATCATTCAATGGACCAAATTTTTACAATATTTATTGTGATGGACGTGGAGTTTATTACTGTCAATGTCCATTCAACAGTTTTTCAATGGATTATTGCAAACACATTTACTTGTATAAACgttatcaaaaattgaaagaagagGGAGCTATTATTGTCCAACAACCAAGTATTGCAACTAATATTCATCTGAATGCTACTCCTTTGGTTGAAGGTAGAAGTGATCCAGCCAATTCAGTCCAAAATAGTATTCCAAGACCATTGACCGGTRATGTAGAATCTGGTGCATCACTGCTGGCCGATGACGAAAATGATGTTGTTTTTGTWAAGGAAAGAACGATTCCTGAATCATCCAAGAGTGAAGAAAGTGAAATCATACAGGGGGTTTATAGTGAGAAGGTTGCTAGAAATATCCAGCAATGGGAagagaataataatagtcTTGATGCGGAGGTCAAAAAATCCGAGGATAGGTTGAAAATTCAAAGGGAAAAGTATGAAAAACAGATCAAATATGCTTTGAAACAAATGGAATTAGCTAGAAAAGAAGAACGGGAGTATCAACTCCAATTTGCAGAAAATCATAAGATTCGAAAGAAACGTGATACGGCAAGAATAAAAACTAAAGAGCATAAGCAAAACGTTGGagaaaatacaaaaaatagAGGAAATGAT